One window of the Acaryochloris sp. CCMEE 5410 genome contains the following:
- a CDS encoding PEP-CTERM sorting domain-containing protein, which produces MKNSKFVAIVVCAYTACNLILGFTSPVTAASLTYNFRQDGFDEGAYAEGFFIADDLNGDGQIAYFRGLQNSSEVSDFRVTFSGNRLTPPTTYGFGDLFGLVYDLDGGPLGDGVTGAIEGISTSVPNRNAIDQGYSAGPGPLNTYFFGPRQQFCVDSPFSLCGIFDGSTSNEIVAVPEPSTFLGSIVTIGLGILAKRKRSHLVRQKQSKCTL; this is translated from the coding sequence ATGAAGAACTCAAAGTTTGTGGCAATAGTGGTCTGTGCGTATACCGCCTGCAACTTGATTCTGGGCTTTACATCCCCAGTAACGGCAGCCTCCCTAACCTATAACTTCAGGCAAGATGGTTTTGATGAAGGTGCTTACGCTGAAGGTTTTTTCATCGCCGATGACCTGAATGGCGATGGTCAAATTGCGTATTTCAGAGGACTTCAAAACTCCAGTGAAGTTTCAGACTTCAGAGTCACTTTTTCTGGGAATCGGTTAACACCACCGACAACTTATGGATTTGGAGACTTATTTGGTCTTGTCTATGACTTAGATGGTGGTCCTTTGGGCGATGGCGTTACCGGGGCTATTGAAGGGATTAGTACTTCAGTTCCAAATAGAAACGCTATTGACCAGGGTTACTCTGCTGGTCCTGGCCCGTTAAACACATATTTTTTCGGCCCAAGACAACAATTCTGTGTTGATTCTCCATTCTCCCTGTGCGGAATATTTGACGGTTCTACCTCAAATGAGATCGTTGCTGTTCCTGAGCCTAGTACTTTCTTGGGAAGCATCGTGACCATCGGTCTTGGTATCCTCGCCAAGAGAAAACGGTCGCATCTTGTCCGTCAAAAACAATCCAAATGCACTTTGTAA
- a CDS encoding glycosyltransferase family 4 protein yields the protein MDGIAENAVRCSMCVIKPQRPSLGPALTAPIPGSANTSLNIIYISHLHPPAHANLENIGGMQTVSLQLLEHLQGRTDISVFPLVVKSPWQGTELRTLGFLIKLLGTLPRIIQEQQADVVLFSSMVTAALAPLMRSRVAVPMVTINHGQDVTLPVRLYQQWVPKVFHYLQGVISVSAATQAASLERGLHPTKSFVLPNALNIQPRAYHQPGSRDVLESVFQIPLEGKKLLLSVGRQVKRKGHAWFLQHVLPKIQQPIVYLMIGQGPETQRLKHLRAQSPYPEQIIIAGQTSAEILQHAYDAADLFVMPNIPVAGDMEGFGVVILEANEARTPVVASDLEGLQDVVQNGCNGFKVAPLNAHQFAQTIDDVLDSKLPSLSNSAYAWVTENYTWSRVCEQYIEVLQQVTQTVPPVLYR from the coding sequence GTGGATGGTATTGCTGAAAACGCTGTCCGCTGTTCGATGTGTGTGATTAAACCCCAAAGACCGTCCTTGGGACCTGCACTGACTGCTCCAATTCCTGGATCAGCAAACACATCCCTCAACATTATCTATATCTCTCATCTCCATCCACCCGCCCATGCCAACTTGGAAAATATTGGGGGAATGCAGACCGTCAGTTTGCAGTTGTTAGAGCATCTGCAAGGGCGAACGGATATCTCCGTATTTCCCTTGGTAGTGAAGTCGCCTTGGCAGGGGACAGAATTGAGAACCTTGGGCTTTTTGATTAAGCTATTGGGGACCTTGCCCCGCATTATTCAGGAGCAACAGGCAGATGTGGTCTTGTTCTCTTCGATGGTGACAGCAGCCCTGGCCCCCTTGATGAGATCCAGGGTAGCTGTACCGATGGTGACCATTAACCATGGCCAAGACGTAACTTTACCCGTTCGTCTTTATCAGCAATGGGTGCCTAAGGTTTTTCATTATTTGCAAGGGGTGATTTCGGTGTCTGCAGCCACTCAGGCAGCCAGCCTGGAGCGAGGATTACATCCCACCAAAAGCTTTGTGTTGCCAAATGCCCTGAATATCCAACCTCGTGCTTACCACCAACCGGGATCTCGGGACGTGCTGGAATCCGTTTTTCAGATCCCCTTAGAGGGCAAAAAGTTACTGCTCAGTGTGGGGCGGCAAGTCAAACGCAAGGGACATGCCTGGTTTTTGCAGCATGTATTGCCCAAAATTCAGCAGCCAATCGTGTATTTAATGATTGGTCAAGGGCCAGAAACTCAGCGATTAAAACACCTTCGAGCCCAGTCTCCCTACCCTGAACAGATCATCATCGCGGGGCAAACGTCGGCGGAGATATTGCAGCATGCCTATGATGCAGCCGATTTGTTCGTCATGCCCAATATCCCAGTTGCAGGAGATATGGAAGGGTTTGGGGTCGTTATATTAGAGGCTAATGAAGCCAGAACCCCCGTCGTTGCCTCTGATTTAGAAGGGCTACAAGATGTGGTGCAAAACGGTTGCAATGGATTTAAGGTAGCGCCCCTCAATGCCCACCAGTTTGCCCAGACCATTGATGACGTTCTAGACAGTAAGCTGCCCAGTCTCTCGAACAGTGCTTATGCCTGGGTGACTGAAAACTATACTTGGTCAAGGGTTTGCGAACAATATATTGAGGTTTTGCAGCAGGTAACCCAAACCGTGCCTCCCGTGCTCTATCGCTAA